The sequence AGTCGCTTCTTCTCCGTTTATCGTGCCGGCGACATTGGTGCCTCTCGCTAGTACTCCCGCAGTGACTCCGATCGATGAATAGATAGAATTTTCCTCAACGGCACTGAACTCGATGCCCGATCCCGATCCATACTGAAGTGATGTGAATTCGAAATGCCCGTTTCCACCTCCATCATCCATATATTCTACGGATATCGTCGATCCTCTCAGATCATCGTCATTGTTGATCGCGTCCTCTATGGCAGCAGCAAGCTGTCCACCCGATGTATAGCTTCCGGACGCTATTGAAAGTACGGTAGATTCTCTGTCATCAAGAGTAATCCTGAAACTGTCATTCGAAGAATCTATGACCAGCGGAGACAACTCGGATGGGTCCACTATCGATTCAGCCGTCAACATGGCTTTCGATGCCGCTGCGGTGATATTAATCTCATATCCATCCTCATCGAACAGGTAGCTCGACTGCGTTTTGGAAGAGGCGACGAGGAACTGGACATCAGAGTCCGTCGTGGAGCCCGAAGTGGAAAACAGATTGACCAGTGAATCCGGATCAGACTCGACTGCAGTTCTGAGCTGAGAAGCGTCTACGGAGAGCGTACCGTCATTCGCCGTACGTACCCCGAGCGCTGCCAGGCTGGTAAGCTGCTGACCCAGACCCTGAACTATGTCTGTGACTTTCTGACGTACAGACTGGTTGAGACGCATGGCGAAATTTTCACCGAACAATTCGCCCCCTAACCCGGTTTCCTCATCAAATCGGAAATGAGTATTAAAGAATTTTACAATATCCGAATATCTGTTAACAAATTTTTCCACGTCCTCCACCATACCATCTACATCCACAGCCACATCTATAGTAACCGATGTGTCTGCCTGGGCC is a genomic window of Candidatus Latescibacterota bacterium containing:
- the fliD gene encoding flagellar filament capping protein FliD translates to IYTLGSTIGGGTPVELESSSNTVTGLIENVTLELNQAQADTSVTIDVAVDVDGMVEDVEKFVNRYSDIVKFFNTHFRFDEETGLGGELFGENFAMRLNQSVRQKVTDIVQGLGQQLTSLAALGVRTANDGTLSVDASQLRTAVESDPDSLVNLFSTSGSTTDSDVQFLVASSKTQSSYLFDEDGYEINITAAASKAMLTAESIVDPSELSPLVIDSSNDSFRITLDDRESTVLSIASGSYTSGGQLAAAIEDAINNDDDLRGSTISVEYMDDGGGNGHFEFTSLQYGSGSGIEFSAVEENSIYSSIGVTAGVLARGTNVAGTINGEEATGAGRYLAGDIDNEYTAGLQVLVTITADQLAIQGGSQGTVKVTKGVATRVTEYINDLVELETGAISAKKNAIETINETMEGEMDHISARIEKKERRLFNQFVQLETAIAQFQAQENYLTSMISQLQGLTNYWQKK